One part of the Leucobacter triazinivorans genome encodes these proteins:
- a CDS encoding MFS transporter — translation MTQPVAVSSARERRKVVAASVIGTTIEWYDFFIYAFAANLVLAKLFFEPAGEGMMQILSLLTIGLSFLFRPLGAFLAGHFGDKLGRQPMLVITLLLMGVATVGIGLLPTYDAIGLAAPVILILLRILQGLSAGGEWGGAVLMSVEHAPKGKRGLFGIFPQLGVPFGMLLASAMLALMRVIAPGEAFEEWGWRVPFLFSVVLIVVGFIIRKTVDESPVFSEIKETRQQESAPIVQVFKMHLPLVILSALLFAGNNAVGYMLTGGYVQGLASRPEDQGGLGYDPVQVQLAVLASAVVWAIFTFLSGPLSDRYGRKPIMNLGWIVQALGVIPLFQFVFNGGVGGVLLGTSLLAVGLGLTYGPAAVWFAETFPASVRYSGISISYALGGVIGGAFAPTIAQILLQSFGSTWAIVVYLLFMTSLGLLASLLLKDRSNIPLDLEFERSGEWKSWTPARGDA, via the coding sequence ATGACACAACCGGTCGCCGTCAGCTCCGCCCGAGAACGCCGCAAAGTGGTCGCGGCCTCGGTGATCGGCACCACCATCGAGTGGTACGACTTCTTCATCTACGCATTCGCCGCCAACCTCGTGCTCGCGAAGCTCTTCTTCGAGCCTGCCGGCGAGGGCATGATGCAGATCCTCTCGCTGCTCACCATCGGCCTCTCTTTCCTCTTCCGCCCGCTGGGCGCCTTCCTCGCCGGCCACTTCGGCGACAAGCTCGGGCGCCAGCCGATGCTCGTCATCACCCTCCTCCTCATGGGCGTCGCGACCGTCGGCATCGGCCTGCTGCCCACCTACGACGCGATCGGCCTGGCCGCACCCGTCATCCTGATCCTGCTCCGCATCCTGCAGGGCCTGTCGGCCGGCGGCGAGTGGGGCGGCGCGGTGCTCATGTCGGTCGAGCACGCGCCGAAGGGCAAGCGCGGCCTCTTCGGCATCTTCCCGCAGCTCGGCGTGCCCTTCGGCATGCTGCTCGCCTCGGCGATGCTCGCGCTCATGCGCGTCATCGCGCCGGGAGAGGCGTTCGAGGAGTGGGGCTGGCGCGTGCCGTTCCTCTTCTCGGTCGTGCTCATCGTCGTGGGGTTCATCATCCGCAAGACGGTCGACGAGTCGCCCGTCTTCAGCGAGATCAAGGAGACCCGTCAACAGGAGTCGGCTCCCATCGTGCAGGTGTTCAAGATGCACCTGCCGCTCGTCATCCTCAGCGCGCTGCTCTTCGCCGGCAACAACGCCGTGGGCTACATGCTCACCGGCGGCTACGTGCAGGGCCTCGCGTCGCGCCCCGAGGATCAGGGCGGCCTGGGTTACGATCCCGTGCAGGTGCAGCTCGCCGTGCTCGCCTCGGCCGTCGTCTGGGCGATCTTCACCTTCCTCTCCGGGCCGCTCTCGGACCGCTACGGCCGCAAGCCGATCATGAACCTCGGCTGGATCGTGCAGGCGCTCGGTGTCATCCCGCTCTTCCAGTTCGTCTTCAACGGAGGCGTCGGCGGCGTGCTCCTCGGCACCTCGCTGCTCGCCGTGGGCCTCGGCCTCACCTACGGACCGGCCGCGGTGTGGTTCGCCGAGACCTTCCCCGCCTCGGTACGCTACTCGGGCATCTCGATCAGCTACGCGCTCGGCGGCGTCATCGGCGGCGCCTTCGCACCCACGATCGCGCAGATCCTGCTGCAGTCGTTCGGCTCCACCTGGGCGATCGTGGTGTACCTGCTCTTCATGACCTCGCTCGGCCTGCTCGCCAGCCTGCTGCTGAAGGATCGCTCCAACATCCCGCTCGACCTCGAGTTCGAGCGCAGCGGGGAGTGGAAGAGCTGGACCCCCGCCCGCGGCGACGCGTAG
- a CDS encoding TrmH family RNA methyltransferase has product MSELPDPAPPSAPESAPASHPERTTAGVGPWPGGRDAWPSEDRYDPELLEHGDTRNVVDRYRYWRMEAIVADLDEHRHPFHVAIENWQHDMNIGSIVRSANAFAADTVHIVGRRRWNKRGAMVTDRYQHVEHRSGIGALVEWARGEGIPIIAIDNVPGCVPMETFDWPERCVMLFGQEGPGLTAEAIAAAEAVVEITQYGSTRSINASAAAAVAMYAWVQQHSPLRPGAA; this is encoded by the coding sequence GTGAGCGAGCTTCCGGATCCCGCGCCCCCGTCCGCACCCGAGTCGGCTCCGGCGTCGCACCCCGAGCGCACGACGGCCGGGGTCGGTCCGTGGCCCGGCGGGCGCGACGCGTGGCCGAGCGAGGACCGCTACGATCCCGAGCTGCTCGAGCACGGCGACACCCGCAACGTGGTCGACCGCTACCGGTACTGGCGCATGGAGGCCATCGTGGCCGACCTCGACGAGCACCGGCACCCGTTCCACGTGGCCATCGAGAACTGGCAGCACGACATGAACATCGGCTCGATCGTGCGCAGCGCCAACGCCTTCGCCGCCGACACCGTGCACATCGTGGGCCGCCGTCGCTGGAACAAGCGCGGCGCCATGGTCACTGATCGCTACCAGCATGTCGAGCACCGCTCGGGTATCGGGGCGCTTGTGGAGTGGGCGCGGGGCGAGGGGATCCCGATCATCGCGATCGACAACGTGCCCGGCTGCGTGCCCATGGAGACCTTCGACTGGCCCGAGCGCTGCGTGATGCTGTTCGGGCAGGAGGGCCCGGGGCTCACCGCCGAGGCGATCGCCGCGGCGGAGGCCGTGGTGGAGATCACGCAGTACGGATCCACCCGCTCCATCAACGCGAGCGCCGCGGCGGCCGTGGCGATGTACGCCTGGGTGCAGCAGCACTCGCCGCTGCGGCCGGGTGCGGCCTGA
- the aspS gene encoding aspartate--tRNA(Asn) ligase has product MTERVLIKDLAAREDGPVRVSGWVEKVRDQRYVQFVVLRDESGAVQLVNGGVLREPDPENPRSDILVPRTQTISELTHGTFVTVEGELQHNERVKLGGVEIQIDTIEVVTRALPDNPIAADSGIDVRLDWRFLDLRRPEQNLVFRVQTTFLHALRNVWVERGFIEIQTPKLMASASESRAELFEVEYFEGQAFLAQSPQFFKQMAQAAGFGGIFEVGPAFRADPSFTSRHATEFTSIDTEISWIDSHEDVMELHEELIVAGLSAVKEQHGEEIQKLFGVDLEVPTRPFPRIPLAEAKEIVKAEGYEVPRADADMDPEGERRIAAHAKKKYGSDFVFLTDYDASIRPFYHMRDAENPQLTKSYDLIYRGTEISTGAQREHRIEVLEAQAVEKGMDPAELSFYLDFFRYGVPPHGGFGMGLNRVLMLMLQQSSIREVTYLFRGPNRLLP; this is encoded by the coding sequence GTGACTGAGCGTGTATTGATCAAGGATCTGGCCGCCCGCGAAGACGGCCCCGTGCGTGTTTCCGGCTGGGTCGAGAAGGTGCGCGACCAGCGCTACGTGCAGTTCGTCGTGCTCCGCGACGAATCGGGAGCGGTGCAGCTCGTCAACGGCGGCGTGCTGCGCGAGCCGGATCCCGAGAACCCGCGCTCCGACATCCTCGTGCCCCGCACGCAGACGATCTCCGAGCTCACCCACGGCACCTTCGTCACCGTCGAGGGCGAACTGCAGCACAACGAGCGCGTCAAGCTCGGCGGGGTGGAGATCCAGATCGACACGATCGAGGTCGTCACCCGGGCCCTGCCCGACAACCCGATCGCAGCCGACAGCGGCATCGACGTGCGCCTCGACTGGCGCTTCCTCGACCTGCGCCGGCCCGAGCAGAACCTCGTCTTCCGCGTGCAGACCACCTTCCTGCACGCACTCCGCAACGTGTGGGTGGAGCGCGGCTTCATCGAGATCCAGACCCCCAAGCTCATGGCGTCGGCCTCCGAGTCGCGCGCCGAGCTCTTTGAGGTCGAGTACTTCGAGGGCCAGGCGTTCCTTGCGCAGAGCCCGCAGTTCTTCAAGCAGATGGCCCAGGCGGCCGGGTTCGGCGGCATCTTCGAGGTGGGTCCGGCATTCCGCGCCGATCCCTCGTTCACCTCGCGCCACGCCACCGAGTTCACGTCGATCGACACCGAGATCAGCTGGATCGACTCGCACGAGGACGTCATGGAGCTGCACGAGGAGCTCATCGTCGCCGGCCTCTCCGCGGTCAAGGAGCAGCACGGCGAGGAGATCCAGAAGCTCTTCGGCGTCGATCTCGAGGTGCCGACCCGGCCCTTCCCGCGCATCCCGCTCGCCGAGGCGAAGGAGATCGTGAAGGCCGAGGGCTACGAGGTACCGCGCGCCGACGCCGACATGGACCCGGAGGGCGAGCGCCGCATCGCCGCGCACGCGAAGAAGAAGTACGGCAGCGACTTCGTGTTCCTGACGGACTACGACGCGTCGATCCGCCCGTTCTACCACATGCGCGACGCCGAGAACCCGCAGCTCACCAAGAGCTACGACCTCATCTACCGCGGCACCGAGATCTCGACCGGCGCCCAGCGCGAGCATCGCATCGAGGTGCTCGAAGCGCAGGCCGTCGAGAAGGGGATGGACCCCGCGGAGCTGTCGTTCTACCTCGACTTCTTCCGCTACGGCGTGCCCCCGCACGGCGGCTTCGGCATGGGTCTGAACCGTGTGCTGATGCTCATGCTGCAGCAGTCGTCGATCCGCGAGGTCACCTACCTCTTCCGCGGACCGAACCGCCTGCTGCCGTAG
- a CDS encoding class I SAM-dependent methyltransferase — protein sequence MSAPDPGHGGHTHGEQPNGGHGHARVDADEDPTAFWERRYAGAGPVWSGRVNRTLAAAVEHWPPGDALDLGCGEGGDVLWLAERGWRATGIDLSETAIARAREAAARGGSEARFVAADLGRWIEDPHRAADAAGPFDLVTASFLQSPVELPRERILRAAAERVAPGGRLVVISHAAPPPWAEGHPGPFPSPESEVALLGLDPERWAVTAEVRTREATGPDGEPTTLDDTLVVAQRIGGALQ from the coding sequence GTGAGCGCGCCAGACCCCGGGCACGGCGGTCACACGCACGGGGAACAGCCGAACGGCGGCCACGGGCACGCACGGGTCGATGCCGATGAGGATCCGACCGCCTTCTGGGAGCGCCGCTACGCCGGGGCCGGGCCCGTCTGGTCGGGGCGGGTGAATCGGACGCTCGCCGCTGCGGTCGAGCACTGGCCGCCCGGCGATGCGCTCGACCTCGGCTGCGGCGAGGGCGGCGATGTGCTCTGGCTCGCCGAGCGCGGGTGGCGCGCGACCGGCATCGACCTCTCCGAGACCGCGATCGCCCGAGCCCGCGAGGCCGCGGCGCGGGGCGGGAGTGAGGCGCGCTTCGTCGCCGCCGATCTGGGGCGGTGGATCGAGGATCCGCACCGCGCGGCCGACGCCGCCGGGCCCTTCGACCTGGTGACCGCGAGCTTCCTGCAGTCGCCGGTCGAGCTGCCGCGCGAGCGCATCCTGCGCGCGGCCGCCGAGAGGGTGGCGCCGGGAGGGCGGCTCGTCGTGATCTCGCACGCGGCCCCGCCGCCGTGGGCGGAGGGACACCCCGGACCGTTCCCGAGCCCCGAGAGCGAGGTGGCCCTGCTCGGTCTCGATCCCGAGCGATGGGCCGTGACGGCCGAGGTGCGCACGCGCGAGGCGACCGGCCCCGACGGTGAGCCGACGACGCTCGACGACACCCTGGTGGTGGCGCAGCGGATCGGCGGGGCGCTGCAGTAG
- a CDS encoding NAD(P)/FAD-dependent oxidoreductase, giving the protein MTNSQDHTRTLWDAVVIGGGAAGLSAAQALGRSLRRTLVIDSGQPRNRFAAHMHNVLGHDGTPPAELVARGRAEATAYGVEFREGSVRAVRDEAAAEDASGGAGSPRTVRIELDGGEAVEARALVVATGLRDALPPIPGLAEHWGSGVLHCPYCHGWEVRGQRLAVLTTSPLGLHQAKLLRQWSDDLVVFSAGLGGLDADTERTLVSRGVVIEPDPVAEIVGDGSRVTAMRTEGGREFAVDAVFTASRMVPHDAFLGALELRRADTPFGDFLDVDGTGRTSHPRVWAAGNVVAPAATVPAAMGAGALAGAAANFALVEEDFALAADDFALAAQDRGLEPERAQRVAGASS; this is encoded by the coding sequence ATGACGAACTCGCAAGACCACACCCGAACGCTCTGGGACGCCGTCGTGATCGGCGGCGGCGCTGCCGGACTGAGCGCGGCGCAGGCGCTCGGCCGCTCGCTGCGCCGCACCCTCGTGATCGATTCCGGGCAGCCGCGCAACCGCTTCGCCGCGCACATGCACAACGTGCTCGGGCACGACGGCACGCCGCCCGCCGAGCTCGTCGCCCGCGGCCGAGCCGAGGCAACGGCCTACGGCGTCGAGTTCCGCGAGGGATCCGTGCGCGCGGTGCGCGACGAGGCCGCGGCCGAGGACGCATCCGGGGGCGCGGGATCGCCGCGCACCGTGCGGATCGAGCTCGACGGCGGCGAGGCGGTCGAGGCCCGCGCGCTCGTCGTCGCCACGGGCCTGCGCGATGCGCTGCCGCCGATCCCGGGTCTCGCCGAGCACTGGGGCAGCGGCGTGCTGCACTGCCCGTACTGCCATGGCTGGGAGGTGCGCGGGCAGCGGCTCGCGGTGCTCACCACCTCGCCGCTCGGCCTGCACCAGGCGAAGCTGCTGCGGCAGTGGAGCGACGACCTCGTGGTGTTCAGCGCGGGGTTGGGCGGTCTCGACGCCGACACCGAGCGCACGCTCGTCTCCCGCGGCGTGGTGATCGAACCGGATCCCGTCGCCGAGATCGTGGGCGACGGATCCCGCGTCACCGCGATGCGCACCGAGGGCGGCCGCGAGTTCGCCGTCGACGCGGTGTTCACCGCGAGCCGGATGGTGCCGCACGACGCCTTCCTCGGCGCGCTCGAGCTGCGCCGGGCGGACACGCCGTTCGGCGACTTCCTCGACGTCGACGGCACCGGGCGCACCAGCCACCCGCGCGTCTGGGCGGCGGGCAACGTCGTCGCGCCCGCGGCAACCGTGCCGGCGGCGATGGGGGCCGGCGCGCTCGCGGGAGCGGCCGCGAACTTCGCGCTCGTCGAGGAGGACTTCGCCCTCGCCGCGGACGACTTCGCACTCGCCGCGCAGGATCGAGGCCTCGAGCCCGAGCGGGCGCAGCGCGTAGCGGGGGCGTCCTCGTGA
- a CDS encoding helix-turn-helix domain-containing protein, giving the protein MDELQRLGPRLRAARQDRGWTLDELAGRAGMSVSTLSRLESGKRQASLELLLPLTRQLGVRIDDLLETPDPDPRVRRSAIRRDGMTIAPLTREESEVRAFKITYLPGAPERELQVHEGHEWLYVLSGRLQLALGEQEMVLTRGEAAEFDTTTPHRMRAVGSRPAEVVSIFNSVGERLHLHSPE; this is encoded by the coding sequence ATGGACGAGCTGCAGCGCCTGGGGCCGCGCCTGCGGGCCGCGCGCCAGGATCGCGGGTGGACGCTCGACGAGCTGGCCGGCCGCGCGGGCATGTCGGTGAGCACGCTCTCGCGCCTCGAGTCGGGCAAGCGGCAGGCGAGCCTGGAGCTGCTGCTGCCGCTCACCCGCCAGCTCGGCGTGCGCATCGACGATCTGCTCGAGACGCCGGATCCCGATCCGCGCGTGCGCCGCAGCGCGATCCGGCGCGACGGCATGACGATCGCCCCGCTCACCCGCGAGGAGTCCGAGGTGCGCGCCTTCAAGATCACCTACCTCCCCGGGGCCCCGGAGCGGGAGCTGCAGGTGCACGAGGGCCACGAGTGGCTCTACGTGCTCTCGGGGCGGCTGCAGCTCGCGCTCGGGGAACAGGAGATGGTACTCACGCGCGGCGAGGCCGCCGAGTTCGACACCACCACGCCGCACCGCATGCGCGCCGTGGGCAGCAGGCCGGCCGAGGTGGTCAGCATCTTCAACAGCGTCGGCGAGCGCCTGCACCTGCACAGCCCGGAGTAG
- a CDS encoding VOC family protein: MNAHETRAANGAHTTDGRPHGSTSLTPFLAIAGARAAIGFYRDVFGARVVDVTEMGGAVVHAELDFGAGHLQLGEPVPDFHLVAPPAGEDDCYSMGIYVPDVDAAVERAVAAGATVREAPADFVSGDRYASIRDPFGVRWSVMTRVEDLSEEESAARVREWARAMEG; this comes from the coding sequence ATGAACGCTCACGAGACCCGCGCCGCGAACGGCGCGCACACCACCGACGGCAGGCCGCACGGATCCACCAGCCTCACCCCGTTCCTCGCGATCGCGGGTGCTCGCGCGGCCATCGGCTTCTACCGCGACGTGTTCGGCGCGCGCGTCGTCGACGTGACCGAGATGGGCGGGGCGGTGGTTCATGCCGAGCTCGACTTCGGTGCGGGCCACCTGCAGCTCGGCGAGCCGGTGCCCGACTTCCACCTGGTGGCCCCGCCCGCGGGCGAGGACGACTGCTACTCCATGGGGATCTACGTGCCCGACGTCGACGCCGCGGTCGAGCGGGCAGTGGCGGCGGGCGCGACGGTGCGCGAGGCGCCCGCCGACTTCGTCTCGGGGGACCGCTACGCGAGCATCCGCGACCCGTTCGGCGTGCGCTGGTCGGTGATGACCCGGGTCGAGGACCTCTCGGAGGAGGAGAGCGCGGCGCGCGTGCGGGAGTGGGCCCGCGCCATGGAGGGCTGA
- a CDS encoding AraC family transcriptional regulator, translated as MDEDRRGILYPHRLPELHRLAPPPRLTHAVRWFWIPEWALPAGEESHQELLPFPACNVVVEASGVTAVGPTTRASERVLTGTGWAVGALLRPAAVPALVPDPAACRDGERAVRDPELLAEVTSAMTHRAAAGSVRRNRAVAVLSAWLLERVPDAGADGALANELAEALADPEVTRVDQLPAMLHASTRTLQRLAERFFGLSLHSMIRRRRLQEGALRLREDAGLGIAALASELGYADHAHFTSDFRALLGVTPSAYRARARARIDDGDGDGDAPGGSREAAPPDRA; from the coding sequence GTGGACGAGGACCGGAGAGGCATCCTCTACCCCCATCGACTTCCCGAGCTGCACCGCCTCGCCCCACCCCCACGACTCACCCACGCCGTGCGCTGGTTCTGGATCCCCGAGTGGGCGCTCCCGGCCGGCGAGGAGTCCCACCAGGAGCTCCTCCCGTTCCCCGCCTGCAATGTCGTCGTCGAAGCCTCGGGCGTCACCGCGGTGGGCCCGACCACTCGCGCCTCCGAGCGCGTGCTCACGGGGACGGGGTGGGCGGTCGGCGCACTGCTGCGCCCGGCCGCCGTGCCGGCGCTGGTGCCGGATCCCGCCGCGTGCCGCGACGGCGAGCGTGCGGTGCGGGATCCCGAGCTGCTTGCAGAGGTCACCAGCGCGATGACCCATCGGGCAGCGGCGGGATCGGTGCGCCGGAACCGGGCGGTGGCGGTGCTCTCGGCGTGGCTGCTCGAGCGGGTCCCCGACGCCGGCGCCGACGGTGCGCTCGCGAACGAGCTCGCCGAAGCGCTCGCCGATCCCGAGGTCACCCGCGTCGACCAGCTCCCGGCGATGCTCCACGCCTCGACCCGCACGCTGCAGCGTCTCGCCGAGCGGTTCTTCGGCCTCTCGCTGCACTCGATGATCCGGCGGCGCCGGCTGCAGGAGGGGGCGCTGCGCCTGCGCGAGGATGCGGGGCTCGGGATCGCCGCGCTCGCGAGCGAGCTCGGCTACGCCGATCACGCGCACTTCACTTCGGACTTCCGGGCGCTGCTCGGCGTGACCCCGAGCGCGTATCGCGCCCGCGCCCGCGCCCGCATCGACGACGGCGACGGCGACGGCGACGCTCCGGGCGGTTCGCGGGAGGCCGCGCCGCCGGACCGGGCCTGA